A window from Desulfurobacterium indicum encodes these proteins:
- a CDS encoding tyrosine-type recombinase/integrase produces MKFSQAVELFLNFKSKELAERTIKEYRKDLSIFKELIGDKEVEEIKTSDIMIFRGSLNCSPSLINRRLSALNSFFNFLVDMEVIKNNPVKKSLRIRKVKQKVPEALSYEEVNKVFQAARKRCYRDYLMVKTILFCGLRISELLSLNKKDIVTAKGRKVLRVVGKGGKERFIPLPEDFSRELETYINSLDGEKLFPLTYQGAKYIFNRIAEETGVKLHPHKLRHTFATILVDRGVDIRIIQAFLGHASPNTTARYAKVRDDVMFKVADKVFSSVG; encoded by the coding sequence ATGAAGTTTTCTCAGGCAGTTGAACTGTTTCTCAACTTTAAATCAAAGGAACTGGCTGAAAGAACTATCAAAGAATACAGAAAGGATCTATCTATTTTCAAAGAACTGATAGGTGACAAAGAAGTAGAAGAGATAAAAACATCAGACATCATGATCTTTAGAGGAAGTTTAAACTGCAGTCCTTCTCTCATAAACAGGCGTCTTTCTGCCCTCAACTCATTTTTTAACTTTTTAGTTGACATGGAAGTTATAAAAAACAATCCTGTTAAAAAGTCTTTAAGGATAAGAAAGGTTAAACAAAAAGTTCCAGAAGCACTTTCTTACGAAGAAGTGAATAAGGTTTTTCAGGCGGCCAGAAAGAGGTGTTATAGAGATTATTTAATGGTGAAAACAATCCTTTTCTGCGGACTGCGTATCTCAGAACTTTTATCCTTAAATAAAAAAGACATAGTTACTGCAAAGGGAAGAAAAGTCTTAAGAGTTGTTGGAAAGGGAGGTAAGGAGAGATTTATACCTCTTCCGGAAGATTTTTCACGAGAACTTGAAACATACATAAACTCTTTAGACGGTGAAAAACTGTTTCCTTTAACCTACCAGGGGGCGAAATACATCTTTAACAGAATAGCCGAAGAAACAGGAGTAAAACTACATCCCCATAAGTTAAGGCACACTTTTGCCACAATTTTAGTTGATAGAGGTGTTGACATAAGAATCATACAGGCATTCTTAGGCCATGCATCGCCAAACACAACTGCAAGATATGCTAAGGTTCGCGATGATGTTATGTTTAAAGTTGCCGACAAAGTTTTTAGCAGTGTAGGTTAA
- the nadN gene encoding NAD nucleotidase — MRKFVALATVAAVLSSCGLKRNCLKTTPEKPVTITIIHMNDIHSHLKSDRRKLLFNEKKYYVYMGGLNRAITKIKELQRQSENPVILNAGDMIQGTLYYVLFHGNATADLLNLIKWDAVTIGNHEFDNGDRGLKLFLDRLKAPVVSANIVPEKDSSLYGYWKPYRIIKRDGEKIGIIGIGYSQKTKNSSNPGKDIKFLDEKATVRKYISELKNKGVDKIIVLSHFGMKNDISMAKEVKGIDVIIDGDSHSLLGNYTAYGLKSAYPTYPVTVKSPDGKKVCVASAWEYGYAVGDLKVKFDADGNVIDCNGVSTVVLKDKFLKKENGKKVPVSIEERIAIGKEIAKSDGKLEVLPADKDATRILARYSSKVDRLKKQVIGVSAQFLGHNRIPGDKWDGVSYLPEHGSEIAPLVAKSFYLKVKDADIAIQNAGGVRTPLDEGNITIGEVYKMLPFSNTLYTIKMTGKEVKQVLEDAISNFMDKHGSTGSFPYVYGIRYDVDLSKPYGSRVYNIEIMERRTGIWHPIKMNKLYTVVTNSYVASGKDGYVTFVTAQKLHGKGVNTYFGYAESFVDMVKNLTAQRKKLKELPLNEKPVQHFRR; from the coding sequence ATGAGAAAATTTGTTGCTCTCGCAACGGTTGCTGCTGTTTTAAGTTCCTGCGGCTTAAAAAGAAACTGTTTGAAGACCACCCCTGAAAAACCTGTAACTATCACTATCATTCACATGAATGATATCCACTCTCACTTAAAATCGGACAGAAGAAAGTTGCTGTTTAACGAAAAAAAATACTATGTTTATATGGGAGGTCTAAACAGAGCAATAACGAAAATAAAAGAATTACAGAGGCAGTCTGAAAATCCTGTAATTCTTAATGCCGGAGATATGATTCAGGGCACGCTCTATTATGTTCTGTTTCATGGCAACGCTACGGCAGATCTTCTCAATCTTATTAAGTGGGATGCCGTTACAATCGGAAATCACGAGTTTGATAATGGAGACAGAGGCTTAAAACTGTTTTTAGATAGATTGAAAGCACCTGTGGTAAGTGCAAATATTGTTCCTGAAAAAGATAGTTCACTCTACGGATATTGGAAACCTTACAGAATAATTAAAAGAGACGGTGAAAAGATTGGCATCATAGGTATAGGGTATTCTCAGAAGACTAAAAATTCTTCCAACCCTGGGAAAGATATAAAGTTTTTAGATGAAAAGGCAACAGTAAGAAAATACATTTCTGAGCTGAAGAATAAGGGAGTTGATAAGATTATTGTCCTTAGCCATTTTGGAATGAAAAACGACATATCTATGGCAAAAGAAGTTAAGGGAATTGATGTCATTATTGATGGAGATTCCCATTCTCTTCTTGGTAATTATACTGCTTATGGTTTAAAAAGTGCCTATCCAACCTATCCAGTTACAGTTAAATCTCCAGACGGCAAAAAAGTTTGTGTTGCTTCTGCCTGGGAATATGGATATGCCGTTGGGGACTTAAAGGTAAAATTTGATGCAGATGGAAACGTGATAGATTGTAATGGTGTTTCAACAGTTGTTCTTAAAGATAAATTTTTGAAAAAGGAAAACGGGAAGAAAGTTCCTGTTTCAATAGAAGAAAGGATAGCAATAGGTAAAGAGATAGCAAAAAGTGATGGGAAACTTGAGGTATTACCGGCAGATAAAGATGCCACAAGAATTCTTGCCAGATACTCTTCTAAGGTTGACAGATTAAAGAAACAGGTAATAGGAGTATCTGCCCAATTTCTAGGACACAATAGAATACCAGGGGATAAATGGGATGGAGTCAGCTACCTGCCTGAGCACGGAAGTGAAATTGCTCCTCTTGTTGCAAAATCTTTCTACCTGAAGGTCAAAGATGCAGATATTGCTATTCAAAACGCAGGTGGCGTGAGAACTCCTTTAGATGAAGGGAATATTACTATCGGAGAAGTTTATAAAATGTTGCCTTTCAGCAATACTCTCTACACGATAAAAATGACTGGAAAAGAGGTGAAGCAGGTCCTTGAAGATGCAATTTCAAACTTTATGGATAAACACGGTTCTACCGGTTCTTTCCCTTATGTTTATGGGATTCGATACGATGTTGATCTGAGTAAACCTTACGGAAGCAGAGTCTATAACATAGAAATCATGGAGAGAAGGACAGGAATCTGGCATCCAATAAAAATGAATAAACTTTACACAGTGGTAACTAATAGTTACGTTGCTTCAGGCAAGGATGGATACGTAACATTCGTAACAGCGCAAAAACTTCACGGTAAAGGGGTGAATACCTATTTTGGATATGCAGAAAGTTTTGTGGATATGGTTAAAAATTTAACGGCTCAAAGAAAAAAACTTAAAGAGTTACCTTTAAATGAAAAACCGGTGCAGCATTTTAGAAGATAG
- the sfsA gene encoding DNA/RNA nuclease SfsA yields the protein MAVLLDLSEKFGNLKEATFLQRKNRFVGECLLNGKIITCHIADTGRLKEILVKGRKILISLNPPHLKTDSKLIAAKMKEGFILLNTSIHSLIGEAAIKQGILGFIPKSLKKEVTIGKSRIDFLVDGSHYVELKGCNLRKDEICLFPDAPTKRGKKHLEELIRLKEKGFCTYILLMILRDAKFFKPNEQTDPQFAETFYMALDKGVEFKAFKVKIENGKIILNGTVKLLY from the coding sequence ATGGCAGTACTTCTTGATCTTTCAGAAAAGTTTGGAAACTTAAAAGAAGCTACTTTCCTTCAAAGAAAAAACCGTTTTGTAGGTGAATGTCTGTTAAACGGAAAAATCATAACCTGTCATATTGCTGATACCGGAAGGTTGAAGGAAATTCTTGTAAAAGGTAGGAAAATTCTGATCTCATTAAATCCTCCTCATCTTAAAACAGACTCAAAACTTATAGCGGCAAAAATGAAAGAAGGTTTTATATTGCTAAATACTTCCATTCATTCTTTAATTGGAGAAGCTGCTATAAAACAGGGTATTTTAGGTTTTATCCCGAAAAGTTTAAAAAAAGAGGTAACTATCGGGAAAAGTCGAATAGACTTTTTAGTCGATGGAAGCCACTACGTTGAACTTAAAGGGTGTAATCTGCGGAAAGATGAAATTTGCCTTTTTCCTGACGCTCCCACTAAAAGAGGAAAAAAGCATCTGGAAGAACTTATAAGGCTAAAAGAAAAAGGATTTTGCACATATATACTTCTGATGATTTTAAGAGATGCTAAGTTTTTCAAGCCTAACGAGCAAACAGATCCGCAGTTCGCCGAAACTTTCTACATGGCACTTGATAAAGGAGTTGAATTTAAAGCTTTCAAAGTAAAAATAGAAAACGGTAAAATAATATTAAATGGAACGGTAAAATTGCTCTACTAA
- a CDS encoding histidine phosphatase family protein, translating to MPKIILVRHGKTVWNAEGRYQGKMDIPLNEEGKEQARKAGEALKNFPVKAVFASPLKRCYDTAAEIAKHHNLSVQTEEGFKEIDHGEWEGLLASDVEKKYPKLLKLWREKPAEVRMPGEGGETLQDVYDRAVKAFEKVVSQFDDDDLIVIVGHDATNKVIMCHVLETDLNKFWAFKQANCGITVLEYNPKTKNVIVHVANATGHLGKDIDFEIQKSL from the coding sequence ATGCCAAAAATAATACTTGTCAGACATGGAAAAACTGTCTGGAACGCAGAAGGAAGATATCAGGGGAAGATGGATATTCCGTTAAACGAAGAGGGAAAGGAACAGGCAAGAAAAGCAGGAGAGGCTTTGAAGAATTTTCCCGTAAAGGCAGTTTTTGCCAGTCCTCTCAAAAGGTGTTACGACACTGCGGCCGAAATAGCAAAGCATCATAATCTTTCTGTTCAAACAGAAGAAGGTTTTAAAGAAATTGACCACGGAGAATGGGAAGGACTTTTAGCAAGTGACGTAGAGAAAAAATATCCAAAACTTTTAAAGCTATGGAGAGAAAAACCGGCAGAAGTGAGAATGCCGGGAGAAGGTGGAGAAACCCTCCAGGACGTTTATGACAGAGCTGTAAAAGCTTTTGAAAAAGTTGTGTCTCAGTTTGATGATGATGACTTAATTGTTATAGTGGGTCATGACGCTACAAATAAAGTTATAATGTGCCATGTTCTGGAGACAGACCTCAATAAGTTTTGGGCATTTAAGCAGGCAAACTGTGGAATAACTGTTCTTGAATACAATCCGAAAACGAAGAATGTCATTGTTCACGTTGCAAATGCTACAGGCCATTTAGGTAAAGACATTGATTTTGAAATTCAAAAATCACTTTAA